In Lolium perenne isolate Kyuss_39 unplaced genomic scaffold, Kyuss_2.0 unplaced12, whole genome shotgun sequence, one genomic interval encodes:
- the LOC139834274 gene encoding probable DNA helicase MCM9: protein MPPPLSDDLGDAAELSGYEPMLAKFLRGFHSDDLRRILLHSEPTLHFPLVIDFAELFDFDTELGNALYSNPRTSSSSSTPPLNAPRRADQPSARHASPIFPRVSLPSVLLAE from the exons ATGCCGCCGCCGCTCTCCGACGACCTCGGCGACGCAGCCGAGCTTTCAGGGTACGAGCCTATGCTCGCCAAGTTCCTGCGCGGTTTCCACTCCGACGACCTCCGCCGCATCCTCCTCCACTCCGAGCCCACGCTCCACTTCCCCCTCGTCATCGA CTTCGCGGAGCTCTTCGATTTTGACACCGAACTGGGCAACGCACTGTACAGCAACCCAAGGACTTCCTCCTCGTCTTCGACGCCGCCGCTCAACGCGCCCAGGCGAGCAGACCAACCTTCTGCACGACATGCATCCCCCATTTTTCCCCGCGTTTCCTTACCATCGGTTTTATTAGCAGAGTGA